A genomic region of Mustela erminea isolate mMusErm1 chromosome 12, mMusErm1.Pri, whole genome shotgun sequence contains the following coding sequences:
- the C12H9orf64 gene encoding queuosine salvage protein isoform X2 produces MDGPLTPRESAKFIAENSRDVFIDGGGVRRVAELLLAKVSGPELDLGSWKALHELNPRAADEAAVNWVFVTDTLNFSFWSEHEEHKCLVGYRGKTYSGYWSLCAAVNRALDEGIPITSASYYATVTLEQVQHIFRSDTDVPMPLIEERHRILNETGKILLEKFEGSFLNCVRKSEKSAQKLMHLVVESFPSYRDVTQFEGKRISFYKRAQILVADTWSVLEGKGDGCFKDISSITMFADYRLPQVLVHLGALKYSKELLEKLLKGEMLSYGDRQEVEIRGCSLWCVELIRDCLLELIEKKGEKTSGEINSVLLDYYLWDYARDHRADMKGIPFHHTRCIYY; encoded by the exons ATGGACGGGCCCCTAACTCCCAGAGAGTCCGCAAAATTCATTGCAGAGAATAGTCGGGATGTGTTCATCGACGGCGGAGGCGTGCGGAGGGTGGCCGAGCTCTTGCTCGCCAAGGTCTCGGGCCCCGAGCTGGACCTGGGGAGCTGGAAGGCACTTCACGAGCTGAATCCCAGGGCCGCCGACGAGGCCGCAGTCAACTGGGTGTTCGTGACAGACACGCTCAACTTCTCTTTCTGGTCGGAGCACGAAGAGCACAAATGTCTGGTGGGCTATAGGGGGAAAACGTACAGCGGGTACTGGTCCCTGTGCGCCGCGGTCAACAGAGCCCTCGATGAAG GGATACCTATAACCAGTGCCTCCTACTATGCCACAGTGACCCTAGAACAGGTTCAGCATATATTCCGTTCTGACACGGACGTTCCGATGCCTTTGATCGAAGAGAGGCATCGGATTCTTAATGAAACCGGGAAAATTCTGCTTGAGAAGTTTGAAGGCTCTTTTCTTAATTGTGTCcgaaaaagtgaaaaaagtgcACAGAAGTTAATGCACCTGGTAGTTGAAAGCTTTCCTTCTTACAGAGATGTGACTCAGTTTGAG gggaaaagaatttctttttacaaACGGGCCCAAATCCTTGTGGCAGATACGTGGAGTGTATTAGAGGGGAAAGGAGACGGCTGCTTTAAAGACATCTCCAGTATCACCATGTTTGCCGACTATAGATTACCTCAGGTTCTTGTTCACCTGGGAGCCCTGAAGTACTCAAAGGAACTACTGGAAAAGCTACTCAAAG GAGAAATGCTCTCATATGGAGATAGGCAAGAGGTAGAAATCAGAGGCTGCTCGCTTTGGTGTGTTGAGCTGATCCGGGATTGTCTTCTGGAGCTGATTGAAAAAAAGGGTGAAAAAACTAGCGGAGAGATCAATTCTGTTCTTCTGGATTATTACTTGTGGGACTATGCCCGTGACCACAGGGCAGATATGAAGGGAATTCCCTTTCATCACACACGCTGCATCTATTATTGA
- the C12H9orf64 gene encoding queuosine salvage protein isoform X1 produces MDGPLTPRESAKFIAENSRDVFIDGGGVRRVAELLLAKVSGPELDLGSWKALHELNPRAADEAAVNWVFVTDTLNFSFWSEHEEHKCLVGYRGKTYSGYWSLCAAVNRALDEGWCPSPGIPITSASYYATVTLEQVQHIFRSDTDVPMPLIEERHRILNETGKILLEKFEGSFLNCVRKSEKSAQKLMHLVVESFPSYRDVTQFEGKRISFYKRAQILVADTWSVLEGKGDGCFKDISSITMFADYRLPQVLVHLGALKYSKELLEKLLKGEMLSYGDRQEVEIRGCSLWCVELIRDCLLELIEKKGEKTSGEINSVLLDYYLWDYARDHRADMKGIPFHHTRCIYY; encoded by the exons ATGGACGGGCCCCTAACTCCCAGAGAGTCCGCAAAATTCATTGCAGAGAATAGTCGGGATGTGTTCATCGACGGCGGAGGCGTGCGGAGGGTGGCCGAGCTCTTGCTCGCCAAGGTCTCGGGCCCCGAGCTGGACCTGGGGAGCTGGAAGGCACTTCACGAGCTGAATCCCAGGGCCGCCGACGAGGCCGCAGTCAACTGGGTGTTCGTGACAGACACGCTCAACTTCTCTTTCTGGTCGGAGCACGAAGAGCACAAATGTCTGGTGGGCTATAGGGGGAAAACGTACAGCGGGTACTGGTCCCTGTGCGCCGCGGTCAACAGAGCCCTCGATGAAGGTTGGTGCCCTTCTCCAG GGATACCTATAACCAGTGCCTCCTACTATGCCACAGTGACCCTAGAACAGGTTCAGCATATATTCCGTTCTGACACGGACGTTCCGATGCCTTTGATCGAAGAGAGGCATCGGATTCTTAATGAAACCGGGAAAATTCTGCTTGAGAAGTTTGAAGGCTCTTTTCTTAATTGTGTCcgaaaaagtgaaaaaagtgcACAGAAGTTAATGCACCTGGTAGTTGAAAGCTTTCCTTCTTACAGAGATGTGACTCAGTTTGAG gggaaaagaatttctttttacaaACGGGCCCAAATCCTTGTGGCAGATACGTGGAGTGTATTAGAGGGGAAAGGAGACGGCTGCTTTAAAGACATCTCCAGTATCACCATGTTTGCCGACTATAGATTACCTCAGGTTCTTGTTCACCTGGGAGCCCTGAAGTACTCAAAGGAACTACTGGAAAAGCTACTCAAAG GAGAAATGCTCTCATATGGAGATAGGCAAGAGGTAGAAATCAGAGGCTGCTCGCTTTGGTGTGTTGAGCTGATCCGGGATTGTCTTCTGGAGCTGATTGAAAAAAAGGGTGAAAAAACTAGCGGAGAGATCAATTCTGTTCTTCTGGATTATTACTTGTGGGACTATGCCCGTGACCACAGGGCAGATATGAAGGGAATTCCCTTTCATCACACACGCTGCATCTATTATTGA